One Sporichthyaceae bacterium genomic region harbors:
- the glgX gene encoding glycogen debranching protein GlgX: protein MRQDDASAAEAPAGRTGQRGATDHQEAAITVWPGTPYPLGATYDGAGTNFALFSEVAERVELCLLDVRGRETRVVLPEVDAFVHHAYLPGVEPGQRYGYRVHGPYDPAHGHRCNRNKLLVDPYAKAVDGQISWNEALYSYRFNAQNRRNDQNSARYTMHSVVANPYFDWGDDRHPHIPYHRTVIYEAHVRGLTINHPDIPKNIRGTYAGLAHPVMIEHLQSLGVTAVELMPVHQFVHDHPLADRGLRNYWGYNSIAYFAPHNGYASQAHGGRQVQEFRAMVKALHRAGIEVILDVVYNHTAEGNHLGPTLSFRGIDNAAYYRLGDDLRYYYDTTGTGNTLAMHHPHVLQLIMDSLRYWVLEMHVDGFRFDLAATLARQFHEVDRLSAFFDLVHQDPVVSQVKLIAEPWDVGEGGYQVGNFPPLWTEWNGKYRDTVRDFWRSEPDSLPEFASRLTGSSDLYQDDGRRPHASINFVTAHDGFTIRDLVSYNDKHNEANGEENRDGESHNRSWNCGAEGETSDAEVLARRARQQRNFLATLFLSQGVPMLLHGDELGRTQRGNNNAYCQDNDISWVDWSAVDADLLAFTRACGKLRAAHPLLRRRRFFSGAPVHGSLPDIAWFTPAAAPMSEQDWSAGFNKSVAVFLNGAAITEPNIRGERIVDDSFYLLLNGHEGPLDFVLPAEEYGRNWAVVLDTAKPEVTGRATLAASEKVGMLDRSLLVLRRC from the coding sequence ATGCGACAGGATGACGCCTCGGCGGCCGAAGCACCGGCCGGCCGCACGGGGCAACGAGGGGCCACCGACCACCAGGAGGCCGCGATCACCGTCTGGCCGGGCACGCCGTACCCGCTGGGCGCCACCTACGACGGCGCGGGCACCAACTTCGCCCTGTTCTCCGAGGTAGCCGAGCGCGTGGAGCTGTGTCTGCTGGACGTCCGCGGCCGGGAAACCCGGGTGGTGCTGCCCGAGGTGGACGCCTTCGTGCACCACGCATACCTGCCGGGCGTCGAGCCGGGCCAGCGTTATGGCTACCGGGTGCACGGGCCCTACGACCCGGCGCACGGTCACCGCTGTAACCGCAACAAACTCCTGGTCGATCCGTACGCGAAAGCGGTCGATGGCCAGATCAGCTGGAATGAGGCGCTGTACAGCTATCGGTTCAACGCGCAGAACCGCCGCAATGACCAGAACAGCGCCCGCTACACGATGCACTCGGTGGTCGCGAACCCGTACTTCGACTGGGGCGATGACCGCCACCCGCACATCCCCTACCACCGCACGGTGATCTACGAGGCGCACGTACGCGGGCTGACCATCAACCACCCGGACATCCCGAAGAACATCCGCGGCACCTACGCCGGTCTCGCCCACCCGGTGATGATCGAGCATCTGCAGAGCTTGGGGGTGACCGCGGTCGAGCTGATGCCGGTACACCAGTTCGTGCACGACCATCCGCTGGCCGATCGGGGGCTGCGCAATTACTGGGGATACAACTCCATCGCCTACTTCGCCCCGCACAACGGCTACGCCTCGCAGGCCCACGGCGGCCGACAGGTGCAGGAGTTCCGCGCCATGGTCAAGGCGCTGCACCGGGCGGGCATCGAGGTGATCCTGGACGTGGTCTACAACCACACCGCGGAGGGCAACCACCTCGGCCCGACGTTGAGCTTCCGCGGCATCGACAACGCGGCGTACTACCGCCTCGGCGACGACCTGCGCTACTACTACGACACCACCGGCACCGGCAACACGCTGGCCATGCATCACCCGCACGTGCTGCAGCTGATCATGGACTCGCTGCGCTACTGGGTGCTGGAGATGCACGTCGACGGTTTCCGCTTCGACCTCGCGGCCACGTTGGCCCGGCAGTTCCACGAGGTGGACCGACTCTCCGCGTTCTTCGACCTGGTGCACCAGGACCCGGTGGTGTCCCAGGTGAAGTTGATCGCCGAGCCCTGGGACGTCGGCGAGGGCGGCTACCAGGTGGGCAACTTCCCGCCGTTGTGGACGGAGTGGAACGGCAAGTACCGGGACACCGTGCGCGACTTCTGGCGCAGCGAACCGGACTCGCTGCCCGAGTTCGCGTCCCGGTTGACCGGGTCCTCCGACCTCTATCAGGACGACGGCCGCCGCCCGCACGCCTCGATCAACTTCGTCACCGCGCACGACGGTTTCACGATCCGGGACCTGGTCTCCTACAACGACAAGCACAACGAGGCCAACGGCGAGGAGAACCGGGACGGGGAGAGCCACAACCGTTCCTGGAACTGCGGGGCGGAGGGCGAGACTTCCGACGCCGAGGTGCTCGCCCGTCGGGCCCGCCAGCAACGCAACTTCCTCGCCACCCTGTTCCTCTCCCAGGGCGTGCCGATGTTGCTGCACGGCGACGAACTCGGCCGCACGCAACGTGGCAATAACAACGCCTACTGCCAGGACAACGACATCTCCTGGGTGGACTGGTCGGCGGTGGACGCCGATCTGCTGGCGTTCACCCGCGCCTGCGGCAAGCTGCGGGCGGCGCATCCGCTGCTGCGCCGCCGTCGGTTCTTCTCCGGCGCCCCGGTGCACGGGTCGCTGCCGGACATCGCCTGGTTCACCCCGGCGGCCGCCCCGATGAGCGAGCAGGACTGGTCGGCGGGGTTCAACAAGTCGGTGGCGGTGTTCCTCAACGGCGCGGCGATCACCGAACCGAACATCCGCGGCGAGCGCATCGTCGACGACTCGTTCTACCTGCTGCTGAACGGACATGAGGGCCCGTTGGACTTCGTGCTGCCCGCCGAGGAGTACGGTCGGAATTGGGCGGTGGTATTGGACACCGCGAAACCGGAGGTGACCGGCCGGGCGACGTTGGCCGCAAGCGAGAAGGTGGGCATGCTCGACCGGTCGTTGCTGGTGCTGCGCCGGTGCTGA